One Spea bombifrons isolate aSpeBom1 chromosome 1, aSpeBom1.2.pri, whole genome shotgun sequence DNA window includes the following coding sequences:
- the RBM19 gene encoding probable RNA-binding protein 19: protein MSRLIVKNLPNGIKEDRFRELFSAFGTLTDCSLKYTKDGKFRKFGFVGFGSEDEAKAALSHFQKSYIDTSRVTVELCKSFGDPAKPKAWSKYSQKEVKDTKGQESKNTKSTDTKAPKKKKNSELEELEKDSGFKEFLSVHQSRNKTATWTNDSQDININTVKSKSKDDYLNFDSESEQDLTEDEDGSEEDAPESTKDTVEKLALQSEISDMDYLKSKVVKESNVASSGEEEEGEEEETVPKGPEEAAEQEMSVGKVKEKSRPAKKEKPAVENEPTTPYTVKLRGAPFNVVEQNVKEFLAPLKPAAIRIVRNTHGNKTGYVFVDFSSEEEVQKALKKNKDYMGGRYIEVFRDERPERPQLPAKVQNRPWEQKAKDAEEQEDVSESGRLFVRNLPYSCTEDDLEKLFSKYGPISEIHFPIDRLTKKPKGFAFVTFLITEHAVKAYAEVDGQIFQGRMLHVLPSTAKKEDEGEAGADPSAYKKQKALKDKANSASSHNWNTLFMGTSAVADVIAQKYNTSKSQVLDHEGKGSMAVRVALGETQLVQDMRKFLIENGVSLDSFSQAAGTRSKTVILVKNLPASTQVAELQEVFGRFGDLGRVLLPEGGITAIVEFLEPTEAKRAFTKLAYSKFQHVPLYLEWAPMNVFSSPPAQKRVEAAEEAESEKTETEAVESQPQENQKSKEDEEEDDEEEEEETLPGCTLFIKNLNFSTNEEALQQAFSKVGTVKSCSISRKKDKSGSLLSMGFGFVEYRKPEQAQKALRQLQHLTLDGHQLEVKLSERATRPGTTTERKKQISKKQQSSKILVRNVPFQASVREIRELFSTFGELKTVRLPRKMAGTGNHRGFGFVDFVTKQDAKRAFSALCHSTHLYGRRLVLEWAEAEESVETLRRKTAEQYHGSPKKKRKVAEVMEDFMESLEPDDPDE from the exons ATGTCTCGCTTAATTGTCAAGAATCTACCAAACGGG aTAAAAGAAGATCGATTTCGAgaacttttttctgcatttggaaCTCTTACAGACTGTAGCCTGAAATACACCAAAGATGGCAAATTCCGGAAATTTGGTTTTGTTGGCTTTGGATCAGAAGATGAGGCCAAAGCAGCTCTTAGCCATTTCCAAAAGAGCTATATCGACACGTCCCGAGTCACA GTGGAATTGTGTAAATCATTCGGTGATCCTGCCAAGCCCAAAGCCTGGAGCAAGTACTCCCAGAAAGAAGTGAAAGATACAAAAGGCCAAGAATCTAAAAATACCAAATCTACTGATACCAAGGCA cccaaaaagaagaagaattcaGAACtggaagaa CTTGAGAAAGACAGCGGCTTCAAAGAGTTTCTATCCGTGCACCAGAGCAGAAACAAAACAGCCACCTGGACCAATGATTCCCAGGACATTAACATTAATACTGTGAAAAGCAAGTCAAAGGATGATTACCTGAACTTCGACTCCGAGTCTGAGCAGGACCTGACTGAGGATGAGGATGGAAGTGAAGAAGATGCCCCAGAATCCACAA AAGACACCGTGGAAAAGCTTGCTCTGCAGTCAGAGATTTCCGACATGGACTACCTTAAGTCCAAGGTAGTGAAGGAATCTAATGTGGCTTCATctggagaggaagaggagggtgAGGAAGAAGAGACAGTACCAAAAGGACCAGAGGAAGCTGCAGAACAGGAGATGTCTGTTGGAAAGGTCAAGGAGAAGAGCAGACCAGCAAAAAAAGag AAGCCGGCTGTGGAGAATGAACCAACAACTCCTTACACTGTCAAACTGAGAGGAGCACCATTCAACGTCGTAGAA CAAAACGTCAAAGAGTTCCTTGCGCCGCTGAAGCCAGCAGCCATTCGCATTGTACGGAATACTCATGGAAATAAAACAG GATATGTCTTTGTGGATTTTTCTAGTGAAGAGGAGGTACAGAAAGCTCTAAAAAAGAACAAGGATTACATGG GTGGCCGATACATTGAAGTTTTCCGAGATGAACGTCCAGAAAGACCGCAGCTGCCTGCTAAGGTCCAGAACAGACCGTGGGAGCAGAAAGCAAAGGATGCAGAGGAGCAAGAGGATGTGTCCGAGTCAGGGAGGCTCTTTGTCAGAAACCTTCCATATAGCTGCACTGAAGATGACCTGGAGAAGCTGTTCtccaaatacg GACCTATTTCTGAGATCCATTTCCCCATCGACCGCTTAACCAAGAAGCCAAAGGGATTTGCTTTTGTCACTTTCCTTATCACAGAACATGCAGTAAAGGCTTACGCTGAGGTAGATGGACAAATCTTCCAG GGCAGGATGCTGCATGTCTTGCCTTCAACTGCGAAAAAAGAGGATGAAGGTGAAGCAGGAGCAGACCCCTCTGCATACAAGAAACAGAAAGCCCTAAAAGACAAGGCCAACAGTGCAAG CTCTCACAACTGGAATACCCTCTTCATGGGTACAAGCGCAGTAGCTGATGTGATCGCCCAAAAGTACAACACAAGCAAAAGTCAAGTGTTGGATCAT GAAGGGAAAGGCAGCATGGCTGTCAGAGTTGCGTTAGGAGAGACCCAGCTGGTTCAGGACATGCGGAAATTTCTAATTGAAAATGGAGTCAGTCTTGATTCTTTCAGTCAG GCAGCAGGGACGCGCAGCAAGACAGTGATCCTTGTTAAGAATCTCCCAGCTTCAACCCAGGTTGCAGAACTACAGGAGGTTTTTGGACGGTTTGGGGACCTGGGCCGGGTCCTGCTTCCAGAAGGTGGGATCACTGCCATTGTGGAGTTCCTTGAGCCAACAGAAGCCAAACGAGCATTCACCAAACTAGCATACAGCAAG TTCCAGCATGTGCCGCTTTATCTAGAGTGGGCTCCCATGAATGTTTTCAGCAGCCCTCCTGCCCAGAAGAGAGTTGAAGCGGCAGAAGAGGCAGAATCAGAGAAGACAGAGACAG agGCTGTAGAAAGCCAGCCACAGGAAAACCAGAAGTCAaaggaagatgaagaagaggatgacgaagaggaggaggaagagacgCTTCCCGGTTGTACGTTATTCATCAAAAACCTGAACTTCAGTACCAACGAGGAAGCCCTACAACAG GCCTTCTCCAAAGTCGGGACTGTGAAAAGCTGCAGCATATCTAGAAAGAAGGACAAATCGG GGTCCCTTCTGTCTATGGGTTTTGGATTTGTTGAGTACAGAAAGCCAGAACAAGCTCAGAAAGCCCTGCGACAACTGCAG CACCTGACCTTGGACGGACACCAACTGGAGGTCAAACTATCTGAAAGAGCAACTAG ACCTGGGACGACTACAGAGCGTAAGAAGCAGATTTCCAAGAAGCAACAAAGTTCTAAGATTCTGGTGCGCAATGTGCCTTTCCAGGCCTCTGTGCGTGAGATCCGAGAGCTGTTCAG CACGTTTGGTGAGCTGAAGACCGTTCGCCTACCCAGGAAAATGGCTGGCACTGGCAATCATCGTGGTTTTGGCTTTGTGGATTTTGTAACCAAACAAGATGCCAAG AGAGCATTCAGCGCTTTGTGTCACAGTACCCATCTGTACGGACGCAGGCTTGTTCTGGAGTGGGCAGAAGCAGAGGAAAGCGTGGAAACGCTGAGGAGGAAGACAGCAGAACAATATCATG GATCTcccaagaagaagaggaaagtgGCAGAGGTGATGGAAGATTTTATGGAGAGTCTGGAGCCGGATGACCCAGACGAATAA